In Pseudomonadales bacterium, a single window of DNA contains:
- a CDS encoding TusE/DsrC/DsvC family sulfur relay protein: MSKLKVPTDKEGYLKHLSDWSETAACVIAQEEGIDLSVEHWDIIWLLRDVYQEYQHTPVTRVFVKLMAEKLGPDKGRSIYLLRLFPETPMRKACKIAGLPKPTNCI; the protein is encoded by the coding sequence TCTAAGCTAAAGGTTCCCACAGATAAAGAAGGTTACCTTAAACATCTCAGTGATTGGTCTGAAACCGCCGCTTGCGTAATCGCGCAAGAAGAAGGCATTGATCTCAGCGTCGAACACTGGGACATCATTTGGCTGCTGCGCGATGTCTATCAAGAATACCAGCACACCCCTGTGACACGGGTTTTCGTTAAATTGATGGCAGAAAAATTGGGGCCGGATAAGGGCCGCAGTATCTATCTACTACGTCTATTCCCCGAAACCCCAATGCGCAAAGCCTGTAAAATAGCTGGTTTACCAAAACCGACTAATTGTATTTAG
- the serS gene encoding serine--tRNA ligase, with protein MLDPKLVRQNPQEIAEKLLKKGYRLDVAQLNELEAQRKQIQVETEQLQSERNLRSKNIGKAKAAGEDITPLLAEVNQMGGQLEQAKTNLQEVQEKLEAILMDVPNLPDDSVPEGISDEDNLVERHWGEPTPFDFEPKDHVDLSTALGGVNFEVATKITGARFVTMQGAIARMHRALIQLMLDTHTQEHGYQEIYVPYIVNADSLRGTGQLPKFEEDLFKVSHEQDWYLIPTAEVPVTNMVRDEILDAQQLPLKFVAHTPCFRSEAGSYGRDTRGMIRQHQFEKVELVQMVKPSDSMAALEALTGNAEAILQKLKLPYRLVNLCGGDLGFSATKTYDLEVWLPGQQKYREISSCSNFLDFQARRMQARWRNPETGKPELLHTINGSGLAVGRTLVAVMENYQQADGSIVVPDALQPYMGGLKVINA; from the coding sequence ATGTTGGATCCCAAGCTAGTTCGCCAGAACCCGCAGGAAATCGCCGAGAAATTATTAAAGAAAGGTTATCGTTTGGATGTGGCGCAATTAAATGAGTTGGAAGCGCAGCGCAAGCAGATACAGGTCGAGACTGAGCAGTTACAAAGTGAGCGTAATTTGCGCTCTAAAAATATCGGTAAAGCCAAGGCAGCAGGAGAAGATATCACACCACTTTTGGCCGAAGTAAACCAGATGGGTGGTCAGCTGGAACAAGCCAAAACGAATTTGCAGGAGGTTCAGGAAAAGCTGGAGGCCATCCTAATGGACGTGCCTAACCTGCCTGATGATTCAGTGCCAGAAGGAATCTCTGATGAAGATAACCTGGTGGAGCGTCATTGGGGCGAACCAACACCATTTGATTTTGAGCCCAAGGATCATGTTGATCTATCTACCGCGCTGGGTGGCGTTAACTTTGAGGTAGCGACGAAAATTACCGGCGCTCGATTTGTTACCATGCAGGGTGCTATCGCCAGAATGCATCGTGCTTTAATACAACTGATGTTGGATACCCACACTCAGGAGCATGGTTACCAAGAAATCTACGTACCCTATATCGTTAATGCAGATAGTTTACGTGGCACCGGCCAATTGCCGAAGTTCGAAGAAGACCTTTTTAAAGTCAGCCATGAGCAGGATTGGTATCTGATTCCAACCGCCGAAGTGCCTGTCACGAACATGGTGCGGGATGAAATTCTTGACGCGCAACAATTACCGTTGAAGTTTGTCGCCCATACCCCCTGTTTTCGCAGCGAAGCTGGCAGCTATGGTCGAGATACTCGTGGCATGATTCGCCAGCACCAGTTTGAAAAAGTAGAACTGGTGCAGATGGTTAAACCGAGTGATTCTATGGCCGCACTAGAAGCATTAACCGGCAATGCGGAAGCCATACTACAAAAGCTTAAATTACCCTATCGGTTAGTGAACCTTTGTGGTGGAGATCTGGGATTTTCAGCAACCAAAACCTACGACTTGGAAGTTTGGTTACCCGGTCAGCAAAAATACCGCGAAATTTCATCCTGTAGTAATTTTTTGGATTTCCAAGCACGACGTATGCAGGCGCGTTGGCGTAATCCGGAAACTGGAAAACCGGAATTATTGCATACCATCAACGGCTCGGGTTTGGCGGTTGGTAGAACATTGGTCGCGGTTATGGAAAATTACCAGCAGGCTGATGGCAGTATTGTTGTTCCTGATGCGTTGCAGCCCTATATGGGTGGGCTCAAGGTAATTAACGCTTAG
- the crcB gene encoding fluoride efflux transporter CrcB, whose translation MTKILAIAVGGALGALSRYWVVGVITSLFERSFPFGTLVVNILGSLLIGILYVLIIEKLDVAAEWHAILMVGFIGAFTTFSTFSLETLILLQEGRVTAALTYIFSSVCVCLLAVALGMWGTKQLF comes from the coding sequence ATGACTAAGATATTAGCAATTGCCGTCGGCGGTGCGTTGGGTGCACTATCGCGTTATTGGGTGGTAGGTGTGATTACCAGTCTGTTTGAGCGTAGCTTTCCATTTGGTACCCTCGTGGTTAATATTCTCGGCTCGCTGCTAATAGGTATTCTTTATGTGCTTATTATCGAAAAACTGGATGTTGCGGCTGAATGGCACGCTATCCTAATGGTAGGTTTTATCGGTGCATTTACGACGTTTTCCACCTTTTCGCTGGAGACCTTAATATTGCTACAGGAAGGTCGAGTTACCGCCGCATTAACCTATATTTTTTCCAGTGTCTGTGTCTGCCTGTTAGCGGTTGCTCTCGGGATGTGGGGCACGAAACAACTATTTTAA
- a CDS encoding replication-associated recombination protein A, which produces MPDLFEAKSYQPLAARMRPRRLTDFVGQTHILGEGKALRSAIEEGAPHSMVLWGPPGVGKTTLARLIAELSQADFQALSAVMSGVKDIRAAIERAKQSQAQHNRKTILFIDEVHRFNKAQQDAFLPYVEDGTVIFIGATTENPSFELNNALLSRVRVYVLRALLEEDLLGLLKRALSDVQNGYGEDQVVISEAMQQKIARAADGDARRALNILEIAIDLGEQQGQQVHVSETTLDEVLQESSRRFDKGGDLFYEQISALHKAVRGSAPDAAIYWLMRMLDGGCDPLYIARRVVRMASEDIGNADPRALEIALNAWHAFERLGSPEGELAIGQAVLYLACAAKSNAVYTAFNSVKADIQNSPSYEVPIHIRNAPTQLMKDMAYGAEYRYAHDESEGFSAGENYLPEALKDRRYYYPVERGLEVKIKEKLDYLEGLNKSAANKRYQ; this is translated from the coding sequence ATGCCTGATTTATTTGAAGCAAAAAGCTATCAGCCTCTGGCGGCGCGCATGCGCCCTAGAAGGCTGACTGATTTTGTTGGGCAAACGCATATTTTGGGAGAGGGAAAAGCGCTGCGCTCGGCAATAGAAGAGGGCGCGCCCCATTCGATGGTGCTGTGGGGGCCTCCGGGCGTCGGTAAGACAACTTTGGCGAGGCTGATAGCCGAACTGTCACAGGCAGATTTTCAAGCACTCTCAGCGGTTATGTCTGGGGTGAAGGATATTCGTGCGGCGATTGAGCGGGCTAAACAGTCACAGGCACAGCACAATCGTAAAACCATTCTGTTTATTGACGAGGTTCACCGCTTCAATAAAGCGCAGCAGGATGCGTTTTTGCCCTATGTCGAGGATGGTACCGTTATATTCATAGGTGCCACTACGGAGAATCCCTCGTTCGAACTGAACAATGCGCTATTGTCCAGAGTGCGGGTTTATGTATTACGAGCATTATTGGAAGAGGACTTATTGGGGCTGCTAAAACGTGCTTTGTCCGATGTCCAAAATGGCTATGGCGAAGATCAGGTGGTGATTAGTGAAGCGATGCAGCAGAAGATTGCGCGCGCCGCTGATGGAGATGCCCGTCGGGCGTTGAATATACTCGAAATTGCAATTGATCTGGGTGAACAACAAGGACAACAAGTTCATGTTTCGGAAACTACCCTGGATGAAGTTTTACAGGAAAGCAGCCGTCGTTTCGATAAAGGCGGTGATTTATTTTACGAGCAGATATCGGCGCTGCATAAGGCGGTTAGAGGTTCTGCGCCGGATGCCGCCATATATTGGCTGATGCGCATGCTCGATGGCGGCTGTGACCCGCTCTATATTGCGCGGCGCGTGGTACGCATGGCGAGTGAAGATATTGGTAATGCCGATCCGCGCGCGCTGGAAATTGCACTGAATGCTTGGCATGCTTTCGAACGTTTGGGTAGTCCTGAAGGTGAATTGGCCATTGGGCAAGCCGTTTTGTATCTTGCCTGTGCGGCCAAAAGCAATGCCGTGTACACAGCTTTTAATTCGGTAAAAGCCGATATTCAAAATAGCCCGAGCTACGAGGTGCCGATACATATCCGTAATGCCCCGACGCAACTGATGAAAGACATGGCGTATGGTGCTGAATATCGCTATGCTCACGACGAGTCCGAAGGCTTTTCAGCGGGCGAAAACTATCTGCCGGAGGCGCTAAAGGATCGACGCTATTATTATCCAGTTGAGCGTGGGTTAGAGGTTAAAATTAAGGAAAAATTAGATTATTTGGAAGGCTTAAATAAAAGTGCGGCGAACAAACGCTACCAATAA
- the lolA gene encoding outer membrane lipoprotein chaperone LolA yields MKNTGHLKRLLIGFFVIWLACIEATFAAENSTEKLTKLLIDMQSFKAKFKQITLDGSGNSIQEMAGELAVQRPGMLYWKTNPPFEQLVISDGHQLWFYDPDLEQVTVQKLDPRITQTPALLLSGEVSTLQASYQISGEQINNLWVFVLIPKEPESLFEQLKLTFSDGELAQMHIKDSLGQRSSFEFFETQTDVEIAPELFHFTPPEGVDVITQ; encoded by the coding sequence ATGAAGAATACAGGTCACCTTAAGCGGCTGTTGATTGGCTTTTTCGTTATTTGGCTAGCCTGCATTGAAGCCACCTTTGCCGCAGAAAATAGCACAGAAAAACTGACAAAATTACTGATTGACATGCAGTCTTTCAAAGCAAAATTTAAGCAAATTACACTTGATGGCAGTGGCAACAGCATTCAGGAAATGGCAGGTGAGTTAGCAGTACAGCGGCCGGGAATGTTGTATTGGAAAACCAATCCACCCTTTGAGCAGCTGGTGATTTCTGATGGCCATCAACTCTGGTTTTACGATCCGGATCTTGAGCAAGTGACCGTACAGAAACTAGATCCGCGCATTACGCAAACGCCTGCACTTTTGCTCAGTGGTGAGGTGTCGACTCTTCAGGCTTCCTATCAAATCAGCGGAGAGCAAATAAATAATTTATGGGTGTTTGTGTTAATCCCTAAGGAACCTGAAAGCCTCTTTGAGCAGCTGAAGCTTACCTTCTCTGATGGTGAGCTGGCACAAATGCATATAAAGGATTCTCTTGGCCAACGTTCCAGCTTTGAGTTCTTTGAAACCCAGACGGATGTAGAAATTGCCCCAGAGCTGTTTCATTTTACGCCGCCGGAAGGCGTTGATGTTATTACGCAGTAG